Proteins encoded within one genomic window of Hermetia illucens chromosome 2, iHerIll2.2.curated.20191125, whole genome shotgun sequence:
- the LOC119648950 gene encoding uncharacterized protein LOC119648950 yields the protein MEAPTRTIKDLDRESLQHIFSHLDLLDKLKLALVHNNITDLIKDTLCNETFDVFDVQTTFSVPEAEFILANYGQFVTKYRCVSTCEDEIDFLRLIPKYCLNLEEIVLSGREIKPNDVHSQLLTVSKHVKALTLRKCILGNASCSLLSGLSNLEVLNLEDSKLTGKDFSKLRNLVDLNLKNCRNFKSRNFIEICKSNKLKKLNIAGLKQLTHASIQTLVDTQSDIETLIVGNKYWFKDWNRMFQLKSLREVSMIGCFELNVKANLEVLVDEQKETLECLEINFENKYPERGDHFLEMEVLSRICEFSNLKVLSLRNSALLEDKHLVRIAKVCKLLEMLDIHGTDFRDTGIIKSVKHLERLRYLDISHCTVKSTLYSHLVAVRREQGIDRQLLVYINSRMELKNLLVSDEYKLCQHFVKLLLDPMRLNNGISILERLRQLNTNNSETHQSKEIPRPSSPDASEILQQKVTLLSLDENSLYHIMKYLGVPKKLELVLINEHFCNVVKHFLHKDLVDVIEIILNFTAKETRKILSRCGSMVKRLRIEMPNSQPEDAEYYDLIAEFCTNLEELNCSDMFDVCKLVSIIRASSSTLKFLNLYHCEIDESVEIEISKASNLKTLWVKETGIVGSHVRQLKNLVDLDLGWCLELEPQHFIAICKNNRLEKLGISKCTALNNEAFSVLSETQCNLQKIILDGIYVASNVVNIANLPNLVDVRLIGSSPQELIECLNALIEHRVDEIQCLQIQCLEDPKVSMLPKLRSSILEFRNLKLLRLPFGTFINDACLKQIALSCPLLEILDLYNIFDLTKEAIIYAVKHLKHLQHLNIKECQIDDILALYQEVLKIKVQQMDAECLVLYVVSECESLTETKEYAVMKKYVTLSTKDLSDLEKEGYFKKKKGKYQKEVKSTFFNTDFNNNQDYVNILDLPTNCLLNIATYLGTVDKLNFISAHRRFLDSTRSLIECMVFNVNEISQSLTLREAQDLFKRCGKSIKRIQFTALNSNYVEYLRLIQPYREHFTEIHLSNISEQTNVEEHKKLFDSPLQRLKKIVFDNVEGIDAFLTVIQNKDDLQILDTSCYNGDGMLINQFKNLTELSLLNFALTELSSHNLIQICRNCKLKILDVHAFECLTREAFNVLIETQSDTLERLSISCEYDDDVCSDVVKLPNLKHIFIQFYTNISLLEKVLDKLVKYHRNDLISLEVANEMYFLPASIDMLNETVHERSKKFSNLQKLAINVSSSLQYK from the exons atggagGCGCCAACCAGGACAATAAAGGACTTGGATAGGGAAAGTCTTCAACATATATTCTCTCATCTGGACCTCTTGGATAAATTAAAGCTAGCATTAGTTCACAACAACATCACTGACTTGATCAAAGATACCCTTTGCAATGAAACGTTCGATGTTTTTGATGTTCAAACCACTTTTTCGGTGCCAGAAGCAGAATTCATTCTAGCTAACTATGGACAATTTGTAACAAAATATCGATGCGTATCCACTTGTGAagatgaaattgattttttgaggCTAATACCAAAATATTGCCTAAACTTGGAGGAAATTGTACTCTCAGGAcgtgaaataaaaccaaatgatGTTCATAGCCAATTATTGACCGTGTCCAAACATGTCAAAGCTTTAACCCTTAGGAAGTGCATACTTGGAAACGCTTCTTGCTCTCTCCTGTCGGGTCTTAGTAACTTAGAAGTTCTTAATTTAGAAGATAGCAAACTCACTGGGAAAGATTTCAGTAAATTACGCAACCtcgttgatttgaatttgaagaatTGCCGAAATTTTAAGTCGAGAAATTTCATCGAAATATGCAAATCGAATAAACTAAAGAAACTGAATATTGCAGGCTTGAAGCAATTAACACATGCTTCCATTCAAACTCTAGTAGATACGCAATCAGACATAGAAACATTGATTGTGGGCAACAAATATTGGTTCAAAGATTGGAACCGTATGTTCCAGCTAAAAAGTTTGCGGGAAGTATCCATGATTGGTTGCTTTGAACTAAATGTGAAAGCTAATCTCGAAGTGCTTGTGGACGAACAGAAGGAAACGCTTGAGTGCctggaaataaattttgaaaataaatatccGGAAAGAGGAGATCATTTCTTGGAAATGGAAGTTCTAAGCCGGATATGCGAATTTAGTAACTTAAAAGTGCTCAGTCTGAGAAACTCGGCGTTATTGGAAGACAAACATTTAGTGAGGATTGCGAAGGTGTGCAAACTTTTGGAAATGCTGGATATTCACGGAACAGATTTTCGAGATACGGGAATTATTAAGTCCGTGAAACATTTAGAACGCCTACGTTATTTGGATATTTCACATTGCACAGTGAAAAGTACTCTGTACAGTCATTTGGTAGCAGTTCGCAGGGAACAAGGAATCGATCGGCAACTTTTGGTCTATATTAATTCCAGAAtggaattgaaaaatttattggTT TCCGACGAGTATAAATTATGTCAGCACTTTGTGAAATTGCTTTTGGATCCAATGAG gttgaATAATGGAATCAGCATCTTAGAACGTCTACGACAATTAAATACAAATAATTCAGAAACACACCAATCTAAGGAAATTCCCCGGCCAAGTTCGCCTGACGCATCTGAAATTTTACAACAGAAAGTCACACTGCTCAGTTTGGATGAAAATTCACTTTACCATataatgaaatatctgggggttccTAAAAAGCTAGAACTGGTTCTTATCAACGAGCACTTTTGCAATGTAGTTAAACATTTTCTGCATAAGGATTTGGTTGATGTTATTGAGATCATATTGAATTTCACAGCAAAAGAGACACGTAAAATTTTATCACGATGTGGTTCCATGGTGAAACGTTTACGTATAGAAATGCCAAATAGCCAACCGGAGGATGCCGAATATTATGATTTAATAGCGGAATTTTGCACAAATTTAGAGGAACTCAACTGTTCAGATATGTTTGACGTATGCAAACTGGTATCCATTATCAGAGCGTCATCTAGCACCTTGAAATTTCTAAATCTCTATCACTGTGAGATTGATGAATCAGTCGAAATTGAAATATCGAAAGCATCGAATTTAAAAACTTTATGGGTGAAGGAGACGGGGATTGTTGGATCTCACGTGAGGCAATTAAAAAATTTGGTTGATCTTGATCTGGGTTGGTGCCTAGAGTTAGAACCTCAACATTTCATTGCCATTTGTAAAAACAATCGACTAGAGAAATTAGGAATTAGCAAATGTACTGCGTTGAATAACGAAGCATTTTCTGTGTTATCAGAAACACAATGCAATTTACAGAAGATTATACTCGACGGAATCTACGTGGCTTCAAATGTTGTAAATATAGCAAATCTTCCAAATCTAGTAGATGTTAGGTTGATCGGCAGTAGTCCTCAGGAACTAATTGAATGCCTAAATGCCCTTATTGAACATAGAGTTGATGAAATACAATGTCTTCAAATTCAATGTTTGGAGGATCCGAAAGTATCAATGCTTCCAAAATTACGAAGTAGTATTTTGGAGTTTCGAAATCTAAAACTCCTTCGGCTTCCGTTTGGTACATTTATAAATGATGCATGTTTAAAACAGATTGCTCTGTCATGTCCATTGTTGGAAATTCTTGATCTGTACAATATATTTGATCTAACGAAGGAGGCGATTATATATGCCGTTAAGCATTTAAAACATTTGCAGCATCTCAATATAAAAGAATGCCAAATAGATGATATTTTGGCTCTGTATCAGGAGGTTTTGAAAATCAAAGTGCAGCAAATGGATGCTGAGTGTTTAGTTTTGTACGTGGTTTCCGAATGTGAAAGCCTTACAGAG ACAAAAGAATATGCAGTTATGAAAAAATACGTTACTCTATCCACGAAAGACCTAAG tgatttggaaaaggaaggatacttcaaaaagaagaaaggaaaatatcaGAAGGAAGTAAAATCGACATTTTTCAACACTGATTTCAATAACAACCAAGACTATGTCAACATTTTGGACCTACCCACCAATTGTTTACTTAATATTGCTACCTACTTGGGAACGGTAGATAAGTTGAACTTCATCTCAGCTCACAGGCGATTCTTGGATTCGACCCGGAGTTTGATTGAGTGCATGGTATTCAATGTCAACGAGATAAGTCAGTCGCTTACTTTACGGGAAGCGCAGGACTTGTTTAAAAGGTGTGGAAAATCTATAAAACGGATACAGTTTACCGCTTTGAACTCAAACTACGTGGAGTACTTGAGACTTATTCAACCCTACCGTGAACACTTCACAGAAATACACTTAAGCAATATTTCTGAACAAACTAATGTGGAAGAACATAAGAAACTGTTTGATTCTCCATTACAGAGGCTTAAAAAAATTGTCTTCGATAATGTTGAAGGGATAGATGCATTCTTAACTGTTATTCAAAATAAAGATGATTTGCAAATTTTAGATACTTCATGTTACAACGGGGACGGAATGCTCATTAATCAGTTTAAAAATCTTACAGAATTATCTTTACTCAATTTTGCATTAACGGAATTGTCTAGTCATAATCTCATACAAATTTGTCGAAATTGTAAACTGAAAATTCTAGACGTCCATGCGTTTGAGTGTTTAACACGTGAGGCATTTAATGTATTAATTGAAACGCAAAGTGATACCCTCGAACGACTTTCCATATCCTGCGAGTATGATGACGATGTTTGTAGTGATGTAGTGAAATTGCCTAACTTGAAACacatttttatacaattttacaCAAATATTTCGCTCCTAGAAAAAGTTTTAGATAAACTTGTTAAATATCATCGCAATGATTTGATATCTTTGGAGGTAGCAAATGAGATGTATTTCCTACCAGCATCCATCGATATGTTAAATGAAACTGTTCACGAACGAAGTAAAAAATTCAGTAATTTGCAGAAACTTGCAATAAATGTCTCTTCGTCATtgcaatataaataa